From a single Arthrobacter sp. SLBN-112 genomic region:
- a CDS encoding DUF6262 family protein has protein sequence MRADNSRHIRLAAERRHELTRSKAVAALRDFQNQGGPVTFEAVAAAAGVSRSWLYTQPDLRAVIIGLRADDRPQQPRARRSSASTDSLRARLSASLERNRELSTEIEHLRHQLALALGHSRSRNTSGP, from the coding sequence GTGCGGGCAGATAACAGCCGCCACATCCGGCTGGCGGCGGAGCGTCGGCACGAACTCACCCGTTCCAAAGCCGTCGCCGCACTCCGCGATTTCCAAAACCAGGGCGGCCCCGTCACCTTCGAAGCCGTCGCCGCCGCCGCCGGCGTATCCCGCTCCTGGCTCTACACCCAGCCCGACCTCCGCGCCGTCATTATCGGTCTACGCGCTGATGACCGCCCACAACAACCGCGCGCACGCCGAAGCAGTGCCAGCACGGACTCCCTGCGCGCCCGACTCAGCGCATCGCTGGAACGGAACCGCGAGCTCTCCACAGAAATCGAGCACCTCAGACACCAGTTGGCGCTTGCACTGGGACACTCGCGGAGTCGGAACACCAGCGGACCCTAA
- a CDS encoding tyrosine-type recombinase/integrase translates to MLGTKAVESFNAFLDSTRIPVTGTADIDREVIEGFLAYLHTHTAGTTTRRMRIGQFNTFLLTMRRHGWVTDLPSTAQIYTEDYPKETVRQPRALSEYVMAQLENPENLAKMASPDHRLITLILIRCGLRISDTVALTQDCIARDKDGAPYLRYLNHKMKREALVPIDEELERAIAEQISYVNGTGNSGTNPLFAHDRVDVYGAGHISASSYTNALRRWVRDCNITDESGNPAVVSPHRFRHTLGTRLINLDVPQEIVRRILDHDSHQMTAHYARLSDTTIRRHWEAARKVNASGSVVELDPDGPLAEAAWSKQRLGRTTQALPNGYCGLPVQKTCPHANACLTCPMFITTADFLPQHREHRTQVVQIISAAEARGQQRLAEMNTRVLGNLDRIIQTLDNGTREGPSHLLEEDNRAGR, encoded by the coding sequence GTGCTGGGAACCAAAGCCGTGGAAAGCTTCAATGCCTTTCTGGATTCAACGAGGATCCCGGTCACCGGCACCGCCGATATAGACCGGGAGGTGATCGAAGGGTTCCTGGCATACCTGCACACCCATACGGCCGGGACGACGACGCGCCGGATGCGGATCGGCCAGTTCAACACGTTTCTCCTCACCATGCGCCGTCACGGATGGGTGACCGATCTGCCCAGTACGGCCCAGATCTACACCGAGGACTATCCCAAAGAGACGGTCCGGCAACCCCGGGCGCTGAGCGAATACGTCATGGCCCAGCTGGAAAACCCGGAAAATCTTGCCAAAATGGCCAGTCCGGATCACCGACTGATCACTCTGATTCTGATCCGGTGCGGGCTGCGGATCAGTGACACGGTGGCCTTGACCCAGGACTGCATCGCGCGCGACAAGGACGGCGCCCCGTACCTGCGCTATCTGAACCACAAGATGAAACGCGAGGCCCTCGTCCCCATCGATGAAGAACTCGAACGGGCCATCGCGGAGCAGATCAGCTACGTCAACGGCACGGGCAATTCCGGGACAAACCCGCTTTTCGCCCATGACCGGGTGGACGTTTACGGCGCCGGACACATCAGCGCAAGCTCATACACTAACGCTCTTCGGCGATGGGTCAGGGACTGCAACATCACCGATGAAAGCGGCAACCCTGCCGTGGTCAGCCCGCACCGTTTCCGTCACACCTTGGGCACCAGACTGATCAACCTCGATGTCCCGCAGGAGATAGTGCGCCGGATCCTGGACCACGACTCACACCAGATGACCGCCCACTACGCCAGACTCAGCGACACCACCATCCGGCGGCACTGGGAAGCCGCACGGAAAGTCAACGCATCGGGCAGTGTCGTCGAGCTTGATCCCGACGGCCCCCTGGCCGAGGCCGCCTGGTCCAAACAGCGACTGGGCAGGACAACCCAGGCACTCCCCAACGGCTACTGCGGGCTGCCGGTGCAGAAGACCTGCCCACACGCCAACGCTTGCCTCACCTGTCCCATGTTCATCACCACCGCCGACTTCCTCCCGCAACACCGCGAACACCGCACCCAGGTCGTTCAAATCATTTCCGCAGCCGAAGCCCGCGGGCAACAGCGCCTGGCCGAAATGAACACACGAGTCCTCGGCAACCTGGACCGGATCATCCAAACACTCGACAACGGAACGCGAGAAGGCCCCAGCCACTTACTCGAGGAGGACAACCGTGCGGGCAGATAA
- a CDS encoding tyrosine-type recombinase/integrase — protein sequence MGPALRAGNDICRRPRVRRLRRQTGIAFDPHWFRHTYATRMLRENVPIEVVSKLLGHASLTTTVNTYAHISSHDARRALADAGWFASNKVTL from the coding sequence GTGGGGCCGGCCCTACGGGCAGGCAATGACATATGCCGCCGTCCACGGGTGCGGCGGCTCCGGCGGCAGACGGGCATCGCCTTTGATCCGCACTGGTTCCGGCACACCTATGCCACTCGGATGCTCCGGGAGAACGTCCCGATCGAAGTGGTCTCTAAGCTGCTGGGCCATGCGAGCCTGACGACGACGGTCAACACCTACGCCCATATCTCCAGCCATGACGCCCGCCGCGCGCTGGCCGATGCGGGCTGGTTCGCCTCCAATAAGGTGACGTTATGA
- a CDS encoding GIY-YIG nuclease family protein — translation METLRGETSYGDEWKLVLSQVKPLPLPVPRAEIPTDPGIYIWFRDGQPIYVGEGLGAKGLRRRLSSHFSKGADLSRSTLRASVAVAQLGIGRSVARQGPSLVNADQIAVVNQWLPSCELGWIAFEGPEEAHALEVRLRDEWLPPLNLVQPQAVCVSSRRGTIPPLETVARTSRLSRQLLLAAPGCAELEEVDRGLGLTLTQHTSACR, via the coding sequence ATGGAAACGCTGCGGGGAGAAACCTCATATGGGGATGAGTGGAAACTGGTTTTATCGCAAGTAAAACCCCTTCCATTACCTGTCCCACGTGCCGAAATCCCGACCGACCCTGGAATCTATATCTGGTTCCGCGACGGCCAGCCCATATATGTAGGTGAAGGACTTGGGGCAAAGGGGCTGCGCCGTCGACTGAGCTCTCACTTCAGTAAAGGCGCTGACCTGAGTCGCAGTACTCTCAGAGCGAGCGTTGCAGTGGCGCAACTGGGCATCGGCCGTTCGGTCGCCCGTCAGGGCCCGAGCCTGGTGAATGCCGACCAGATAGCAGTTGTCAATCAGTGGCTTCCTTCCTGTGAGCTGGGATGGATCGCTTTCGAAGGCCCAGAAGAAGCACACGCCCTGGAAGTTCGACTGCGAGACGAATGGCTCCCACCGTTGAACCTCGTCCAGCCCCAAGCCGTCTGCGTAAGCTCACGCCGTGGGACGATTCCCCCGTTGGAAACCGTTGCTCGGACGTCGCGGCTATCGCGACAGTTGCTCCTTGCTGCTCCAGGATGCGCTGAACTAGAAGAAGTAGATCGGGGGCTTGGGCTGACATTGACTCAACATACCTCTGCATGTCGTTAG
- a CDS encoding 4a-hydroxytetrahydrobiopterin dehydratase produces MTDPQRKLSTAELTQAGLTGWRLTGEALTATFRTRKFSTGLELVNRIGASAEEANHHPDLTLTYPEVGVTLSSHDVGGITSRDIDLARTISRHAADLGVAAAE; encoded by the coding sequence ATGACTGATCCCCAACGGAAGCTGTCCACCGCCGAGCTCACCCAGGCCGGGCTCACCGGCTGGCGTCTGACCGGAGAGGCCCTCACCGCCACCTTCAGGACCCGGAAGTTCTCCACCGGGCTGGAGCTTGTGAACCGCATCGGCGCCTCCGCCGAGGAGGCCAACCACCACCCCGACCTCACGCTCACCTACCCCGAGGTCGGCGTCACGCTCTCAAGTCACGATGTCGGCGGGATCACCAGCCGCGACATCGACCTGGCCCGCACTATCAGCCGCCACGCAGCGGACCTCGGGGTCGCCGCCGCGGAGTGA
- a CDS encoding Fic family protein, whose protein sequence is MKAAALLESVARFHPHIDGNKRIAWTLMMLLPWIIGYRHGFSTDEGFDLVSESPRALSTC, encoded by the coding sequence GTGAAGGCGGCAGCCTTGTTGGAGTCGGTCGCCCGGTTCCATCCACACATTGATGGCAACAAACGGATCGCCTGGACGCTCATGATGCTGCTGCCGTGGATCATCGGATACCGCCATGGCTTCAGCACGGATGAAGGCTTCGACCTCGTGTCGGAGTCGCCGCGGGCACTATCGACTTGCTGA
- a CDS encoding DUF6994 family protein — MASGVDSRCPLLKAHHQLLWTPDVRADPGKRLTFGSDAITNSYAEWGKPRALEAKAELSEEQKHRYLNPPFRIGSAVIWPVRKIRRPTLNTARGMRLPIADRLDLTLECSRRHYAEEPGSSLADVTTNYRLPVHSLFS, encoded by the coding sequence ATGGCCTCAGGTGTCGACTCCCGCTGTCCGCTGCTCAAGGCTCACCATCAGCTGCTCTGGACACCGGATGTTCGAGCAGACCCCGGCAAAAGGTTGACGTTCGGCAGTGACGCCATCACGAACTCCTACGCCGAGTGGGGGAAGCCGAGGGCCTTGGAGGCTAAGGCTGAGTTGAGCGAGGAGCAGAAGCACCGCTATTTGAACCCGCCGTTCAGGATCGGCAGTGCCGTGATCTGGCCCGTCAGGAAAATACGCCGGCCCACCTTAAACACCGCCAGGGGAATGAGATTACCGATCGCGGACCGGTTGGACCTGACCCTGGAATGCAGCCGACGCCACTACGCCGAGGAGCCAGGCAGTTCCCTCGCCGATGTCACCACTAACTACCGGTTACCCGTACATTCCCTCTTCAGCTGA
- a CDS encoding alpha/beta fold hydrolase, protein MNAQIRLSAVPRHYDSTDFGTVEYAESGAGEPVLVSHGIFHGCDGGLLSVRSILHGHRIIAPSRFGYLGSALPAGATPRDQADAFAALLDHLDVPQVDIIGISAGTTAALEFALRHPDRTKHLIVLSGSFPGDPTAVAPPAWARLLYADLPLWVMKKAAPAQFTRLMGVPPGFPKTPEQAQEMDEMMESIFPIGPRAAGAVYDAYISNPAVNDLPIEKIAVPTIIVQAKDDPMCAFAPAEQAAHRIPGCVLAAQESGGHLGLGQSAFTRAALDDFLKVPLAA, encoded by the coding sequence ATGAACGCCCAGATCCGGTTGTCGGCCGTCCCGCGCCACTACGACAGCACGGACTTCGGGACTGTGGAGTACGCCGAGTCCGGTGCCGGTGAGCCCGTCCTCGTCAGCCACGGCATCTTCCACGGCTGCGACGGAGGCCTGCTCTCCGTCCGTTCGATCCTGCACGGACACCGGATCATCGCCCCATCGCGCTTCGGCTATCTCGGCTCCGCGCTTCCGGCCGGGGCAACTCCGCGGGACCAGGCCGACGCCTTCGCCGCACTGCTCGACCACCTCGATGTCCCCCAAGTGGACATCATCGGAATCTCCGCCGGTACCACCGCCGCGCTCGAATTCGCCTTGCGCCATCCGGACCGAACGAAACACCTCATTGTCCTCTCCGGCAGCTTCCCCGGCGATCCGACAGCAGTCGCCCCACCGGCCTGGGCCAGGCTGCTCTACGCCGACCTGCCGCTATGGGTCATGAAGAAGGCCGCACCAGCACAATTCACGCGCTTAATGGGGGTCCCGCCGGGATTCCCGAAGACGCCCGAGCAAGCGCAAGAGATGGACGAGATGATGGAGAGCATCTTCCCAATTGGCCCGCGGGCAGCGGGTGCCGTGTATGACGCCTACATCTCAAACCCGGCGGTGAACGACCTTCCCATCGAAAAGATCGCCGTCCCGACAATCATCGTTCAAGCCAAAGACGACCCAATGTGCGCGTTCGCCCCCGCCGAGCAGGCGGCCCATCGCATCCCCGGATGCGTCCTGGCCGCACAGGAGTCCGGCGGCCACCTCGGCCTCGGACAAAGCGCATTTACTCGTGCCGCACTCGATGACTTCCTCAAAGTGCCCCTTGCGGCCTGA
- a CDS encoding amidase, with product MPPVIAGAGMETATGLWRMGATQLAQAIRSRRTSSREVIEVHLRRIEAVNPVINAVTILLAEEALDAADAADRLLAAGGELPPLLGVPFTVKGNIDLLHAPTTQGLKVSTDAYPTRDAPTVERLRAAGAIPLGHTNLANLAVRWHCVSEVWGATINPWDRNLTPGASTGGEAAALASGMTPLGIGADGLGSLRWPAQCCGVSALKPTLGRIPNASTVEPAGEPIGAQLLVAVGPMARRVADLRAAFEVTAGPTWRDPWCVPAPLQGPEPDKPVRVALVVDPAARGVAPQVADGLRKAAAALDDAGYSVQEAEPPSIEEAARAALAMLNTPECRAVILPMLNMLPADTRQFLSAFYGLAGGPDPVAALSAFVTRQTVLRAWGEFQETHSLILAPISTDIPFKADDSDLDHDQVARTIRNLRMTLAVNALGLPAVAVPVGVAGGLPQVIQLIGPRYREDLCLDAAAALEERLGIFTPIDPRKDRIQQ from the coding sequence GTGCCACCAGTAATCGCCGGGGCGGGCATGGAGACTGCAACGGGTCTCTGGCGCATGGGGGCTACACAGTTGGCTCAGGCCATTCGCTCGCGAAGGACGTCCAGCCGGGAGGTCATCGAGGTCCATCTTCGCCGTATCGAGGCGGTCAACCCCGTAATCAACGCCGTCACGATCCTTCTGGCTGAGGAGGCACTTGATGCAGCGGACGCTGCGGACCGGCTGCTGGCCGCCGGCGGAGAACTCCCGCCGCTCCTCGGTGTGCCCTTCACAGTCAAGGGAAACATCGACCTCCTGCATGCTCCGACCACCCAGGGGCTCAAGGTATCCACCGACGCTTATCCCACCCGGGACGCCCCCACTGTTGAGCGGCTCCGGGCCGCGGGAGCGATCCCCCTCGGCCATACAAACCTGGCCAACCTGGCCGTGCGTTGGCACTGCGTCAGCGAAGTGTGGGGTGCGACGATCAACCCCTGGGACCGTAACCTGACCCCCGGCGCCTCCACCGGTGGCGAGGCGGCGGCACTGGCCAGCGGGATGACCCCGCTGGGCATCGGGGCGGACGGGCTCGGCTCGCTCCGGTGGCCGGCCCAGTGCTGCGGCGTCAGTGCGCTCAAACCCACCTTGGGCCGCATTCCCAACGCCAGCACAGTCGAGCCGGCGGGTGAGCCGATTGGTGCGCAACTGCTGGTCGCCGTCGGCCCGATGGCCCGCCGGGTGGCCGACCTCCGCGCCGCGTTCGAAGTGACGGCCGGACCCACTTGGCGGGACCCGTGGTGCGTGCCTGCGCCCCTTCAAGGGCCAGAGCCGGACAAGCCGGTCCGCGTCGCGCTCGTCGTCGACCCCGCCGCCAGGGGTGTCGCCCCTCAGGTAGCCGACGGCCTACGGAAGGCGGCGGCGGCCCTGGACGACGCCGGGTACAGCGTCCAGGAAGCGGAGCCGCCCTCGATCGAGGAGGCGGCCCGTGCCGCCCTGGCCATGCTCAACACTCCGGAGTGCCGGGCCGTCATCCTGCCAATGCTTAACATGCTGCCCGCAGACACCCGCCAGTTTCTTTCCGCCTTTTACGGCCTGGCAGGCGGACCGGACCCCGTGGCCGCACTTTCGGCATTCGTAACCCGGCAGACAGTCCTCCGGGCATGGGGCGAGTTCCAGGAGACGCACAGCCTCATCCTCGCCCCAATCTCAACAGACATCCCGTTCAAAGCCGACGACTCCGATCTGGATCACGATCAGGTGGCCAGGACGATCCGCAACCTGCGCATGACCCTAGCCGTCAATGCCCTTGGCCTGCCCGCGGTGGCGGTTCCCGTCGGTGTTGCCGGCGGTCTCCCCCAGGTGATCCAGCTCATCGGGCCCCGCTACCGGGAGGACCTCTGCCTCGATGCAGCAGCGGCGCTTGAAGAACGCCTGGGCATCTTCACCCCGATTGATCCCCGTAAGGATCGAATCCAGCAGTGA
- a CDS encoding serine hydrolase domain-containing protein, protein MLAEMVTRTPGELGPIDEDALHAKVAAVLDTWPSAGLAVAVVREGRLASFHAHGVADVATGEPVTEDTVFRVGSLTKTVTAVAVMQLWERGLVDLDAPVNDYLTTFRLAPVRQGLQPATIRHLLTHTAGVGYWRRLSDLLRPAVGSGVRGTHVLPLGEYYRRGLPQEIQPGTKWAYSNHGFAALGQIVEDVTGQMLADYMRGHVFDPLGMDRTDLVRSDRVRSGLATGYVVRARGLIPVGDYEVPTPGGGGLYSTAADMGRFAASLLREGAADRSPLLKRTTVAMMFQPHFQPDPRVPGAGLGFSLGSEGGHRTVDKDGIVSGFLSDLAIAPDEGIGVVVLTNTGALSGQGAAVPLGRAVLRQLLRLPDEAVRTDLAPHAEVWADLCGWYAPAPGPVTNLFTRLLLGAGAEIVVHRNQLFMKPLTPLPAMRKGMRLHPDDPDDPYVFRVDMSDVGLGTLPVVFTGTPDTGRRQLLMDVMAFEKRPDVRNPRRLAAGGLAAGAATLAVRRGLRRAHSCSRTPARTEYPYN, encoded by the coding sequence GTGCTCGCCGAGATGGTGACGCGCACCCCCGGGGAACTCGGGCCCATCGACGAGGATGCCTTGCATGCGAAGGTCGCCGCGGTGCTGGACACCTGGCCCTCCGCTGGTCTGGCGGTCGCCGTTGTGCGTGAGGGGAGGTTGGCGTCGTTCCACGCGCATGGTGTTGCAGACGTGGCCACCGGGGAACCGGTCACCGAAGACACTGTGTTCCGGGTCGGCTCGCTCACGAAGACAGTCACGGCGGTCGCGGTCATGCAGCTGTGGGAGCGGGGGCTGGTTGATCTGGACGCGCCGGTGAACGATTACCTCACCACCTTCCGGCTCGCGCCGGTTCGACAGGGCCTCCAACCCGCGACAATCCGGCACCTGCTCACGCACACGGCCGGAGTGGGCTACTGGCGCCGGCTCTCGGATCTGCTCCGTCCGGCAGTCGGATCGGGTGTTCGCGGAACCCATGTGTTGCCTCTGGGCGAGTATTACCGCCGGGGGTTGCCGCAGGAGATCCAGCCCGGCACCAAGTGGGCTTACAGCAACCACGGCTTCGCTGCGCTGGGCCAGATTGTCGAGGATGTCACCGGCCAGATGCTGGCGGATTACATGCGCGGGCACGTGTTTGACCCGCTGGGAATGGACCGCACGGACCTGGTCCGCTCCGACCGCGTGCGTTCCGGCCTGGCCACCGGCTACGTCGTGCGTGCCCGCGGGCTCATTCCTGTCGGCGACTATGAGGTGCCGACGCCTGGCGGTGGCGGCTTGTACTCCACGGCGGCCGACATGGGCCGCTTTGCCGCCTCGCTGCTCCGGGAAGGAGCAGCGGACCGGAGTCCGCTGTTGAAGCGTACGACGGTGGCGATGATGTTCCAGCCACACTTCCAACCCGACCCGCGGGTGCCTGGAGCTGGGCTGGGATTCAGCCTCGGTTCCGAAGGGGGACACCGCACGGTCGACAAAGACGGCATTGTGAGCGGGTTCCTGTCAGACCTGGCCATCGCACCCGACGAAGGCATCGGCGTCGTGGTCCTGACCAACACCGGCGCCTTGAGCGGCCAGGGAGCAGCCGTCCCGCTTGGCAGGGCGGTGCTCCGCCAGCTGCTCCGCCTTCCCGATGAAGCGGTGCGGACCGACCTCGCACCGCATGCAGAGGTGTGGGCTGATCTTTGCGGTTGGTACGCCCCTGCCCCGGGCCCCGTCACAAACCTGTTCACTCGACTGCTCCTGGGCGCCGGCGCTGAAATCGTCGTCCACCGCAACCAGCTGTTCATGAAGCCCCTCACGCCGCTCCCCGCCATGCGCAAAGGCATGCGCCTGCACCCGGACGACCCGGACGACCCGTACGTTTTCCGCGTCGACATGTCCGACGTCGGCTTGGGCACCCTGCCAGTCGTGTTCACCGGCACGCCGGACACTGGCAGGAGGCAGCTCCTGATGGACGTGATGGCATTCGAGAAGCGCCCTGACGTACGAAATCCCAGGCGGCTGGCCGCCGGGGGCCTCGCCGCAGGTGCGGCCACGCTCGCGGTCCGCCGCGGCTTGCGCCGTGCACACTCCTGCAGCCGGACCCCAGCTCGCACTGAGTACCCCTACAACTGA
- a CDS encoding flavodoxin domain-containing protein: MARVLIPYGTTEGQTAKIADVIADVIRDRGHTADAVDINGASHTVPAGYDAVIVGASIHMGKHDKHVVEFVQKNHDTLERLPSAFFSVSLAAHGDTGQAETYVDEFEEETGWRPDQVASFGGALLYTDYGFIKRHMMKKIAQDKPGNLGLDLSRDYVYTEWDAVKRFAEHFADRLKSTSP, encoded by the coding sequence ATGGCTAGAGTTCTGATTCCGTACGGGACAACCGAAGGACAAACGGCAAAGATCGCCGATGTCATCGCGGACGTTATCCGGGACAGAGGCCATACGGCCGACGCCGTTGACATCAACGGAGCATCCCACACCGTGCCCGCCGGATATGACGCTGTGATCGTGGGTGCATCCATTCACATGGGCAAGCATGACAAGCACGTGGTCGAGTTCGTACAGAAGAACCACGACACTTTGGAACGCCTCCCTTCGGCCTTCTTCTCCGTCAGCCTCGCCGCCCACGGCGACACCGGGCAGGCCGAGACATATGTGGACGAGTTCGAAGAAGAGACCGGGTGGCGGCCCGACCAGGTCGCCTCGTTCGGCGGTGCGCTCCTGTACACCGACTACGGCTTCATCAAGCGGCACATGATGAAGAAGATCGCGCAGGACAAACCAGGCAACCTTGGACTCGACCTGTCACGGGACTACGTCTACACCGAGTGGGACGCGGTCAAACGGTTCGCAGAGCACTTCGCGGACAGGCTCAAGTCCACCTCTCCGTGA
- a CDS encoding wax ester/triacylglycerol synthase domain-containing protein, with protein MPDRLTADDQLVLWSDDTWPQDIGALMFLDGSKLLDADGQLRMQAMREGIEGRLHLLPRLRQVLYFPGRGRGRPLWLDAPAFNLDEHVHVMAVPAPGDDRQVLDTVARMRRRRLQLSRPLWEMWFLTGITGGRVGLFIRLHHVMGDGMASVTSLGALLDTTPEADEGMPAPEWVPSPWPSSAALLVDNLQHIGHELAQMLVALTHPVRTVRGAVNAWPTLQGLLAAEPGPSTSLNRLLGPDRKLDLIRARLDPVHQAAQEHGATVNDVLLAVIAGGLRGLLMGRGEPVDGVSVPVYVPMSLRATNPTAGDHQGGNFISQIAVPVPLGDMDPASRLRRIVGETTKRKAMPHTPLGAMFGNRFISSIMIKFVAGRRVNVLSADLPGSRQPLYFCGARILEVFPLLNLIGNVSLGVGAMSYAGSLGMLVVSDADAYPDLDVFTDSARRDLEALLRVTQKRQVRFNTLEEE; from the coding sequence ATGCCGGACAGACTGACGGCGGATGACCAGCTGGTCCTGTGGTCAGACGACACATGGCCGCAGGACATTGGTGCACTCATGTTCCTGGACGGCAGCAAGCTGCTCGACGCCGACGGGCAGCTGAGGATGCAGGCGATGCGGGAAGGAATCGAGGGCCGCCTGCACCTTCTGCCCCGGCTTCGCCAAGTGCTCTACTTCCCCGGCCGCGGTCGGGGTCGGCCACTGTGGCTCGACGCGCCCGCGTTCAACCTTGACGAGCATGTCCACGTTATGGCGGTGCCTGCTCCTGGTGATGACCGGCAGGTCCTGGACACGGTTGCGAGGATGCGCCGCCGCCGTCTGCAATTGTCCCGGCCGTTGTGGGAGATGTGGTTCCTCACCGGGATTACCGGCGGGCGGGTCGGCCTGTTCATCCGCCTGCATCACGTCATGGGAGATGGCATGGCCAGCGTGACCAGTCTGGGGGCGTTATTGGACACCACTCCCGAGGCTGATGAGGGAATGCCGGCGCCTGAGTGGGTTCCATCCCCATGGCCATCCAGCGCTGCCCTGCTGGTGGACAACCTGCAGCACATTGGCCACGAGCTCGCCCAGATGCTGGTGGCGCTCACACATCCCGTGCGGACGGTCCGTGGCGCTGTCAACGCCTGGCCCACTCTTCAAGGCTTACTCGCGGCCGAGCCCGGACCGAGCACCAGCCTGAACCGGCTGCTGGGACCGGACCGGAAACTGGACCTGATCCGCGCCCGGCTCGATCCAGTGCATCAGGCCGCCCAGGAGCACGGTGCCACCGTGAACGACGTTCTGCTGGCGGTGATCGCCGGCGGGCTGCGTGGGCTGTTGATGGGTCGAGGAGAGCCGGTCGACGGCGTGTCCGTGCCGGTCTACGTTCCGATGTCGCTCCGGGCAACAAACCCCACCGCGGGCGATCACCAGGGAGGGAACTTCATCAGCCAGATCGCCGTGCCAGTTCCTTTGGGGGACATGGACCCTGCCTCCAGGCTCAGGCGAATAGTCGGGGAGACCACAAAGCGCAAAGCAATGCCCCACACCCCTCTGGGCGCCATGTTCGGTAACAGGTTCATCAGCAGCATCATGATCAAGTTCGTTGCGGGACGACGCGTCAACGTTCTCAGCGCCGACCTGCCAGGGTCAAGGCAACCCTTGTACTTTTGCGGCGCGCGGATCCTGGAGGTGTTCCCGCTGTTGAACCTCATCGGTAACGTCTCTCTCGGGGTAGGAGCAATGTCCTACGCAGGAAGTCTTGGCATGTTGGTGGTCTCCGACGCAGACGCTTATCCCGACCTCGATGTCTTTACCGACAGTGCACGCCGAGACCTCGAGGCGCTCCTCCGGGTCACCCAGAAACGACAGGTCAGGTTCAATACGCTGGAGGAGGAGTAA
- a CDS encoding SRPBCC family protein, producing MPGDGIVDAPYLTTTRAVSITAGPGSIWPWLVQMGDGRGGLYSYDFLDQAFGILSGPSSDMVLPEFQGLALGDVIPLGKGPDWPVAVLQPEQAMVLEPVSGRVSWCFGLYPDGNTTRLVSRVRIRNYSRAALWILAPLIDVCWFMMERKMLQGIRQRAENLTSVTPPPAY from the coding sequence ATGCCGGGTGACGGGATCGTGGACGCTCCCTATCTGACAACGACGCGTGCCGTGTCCATCACGGCGGGCCCGGGCAGCATCTGGCCATGGCTTGTGCAAATGGGTGACGGTCGCGGGGGCCTCTACAGCTACGACTTCCTGGATCAGGCTTTCGGGATCCTCAGCGGCCCAAGCAGCGATATGGTGCTTCCCGAGTTCCAGGGGCTGGCCTTGGGGGACGTAATACCGCTGGGCAAAGGCCCGGACTGGCCAGTTGCGGTCCTCCAACCCGAACAAGCCATGGTACTGGAGCCCGTGTCCGGCCGCGTCAGTTGGTGCTTCGGCCTATACCCGGACGGGAACACCACGCGGCTCGTGAGCCGGGTGCGCATCCGGAATTACTCACGGGCTGCCCTCTGGATTCTGGCGCCGCTGATCGACGTGTGCTGGTTCATGATGGAGCGCAAGATGCTCCAGGGAATCCGGCAACGGGCCGAGAATCTGACTTCTGTTACTCCTCCTCCAGCGTATTGA
- a CDS encoding histone-like nucleoid-structuring protein Lsr2 produces MAQKTIVILSDDLDGSEANETIKFGLDGTEYEIDLNNDHANELRGALERFTNAARKTSGGRGHPSGRKSGGSGIDTRAVRMWALDNGFKVNTRGRIQQDILEKYQAAH; encoded by the coding sequence ATGGCCCAGAAAACAATAGTAATTCTTTCCGACGACCTCGACGGCTCGGAAGCTAATGAAACCATCAAGTTTGGCCTCGATGGAACTGAGTACGAAATCGATTTGAATAACGACCACGCCAATGAACTTCGTGGCGCTCTAGAGCGTTTTACCAATGCTGCTCGTAAGACCTCCGGCGGCCGCGGTCATCCGTCGGGTCGGAAATCCGGCGGTTCCGGTATTGATACCAGGGCCGTCCGGATGTGGGCCTTGGATAACGGGTTCAAGGTGAACACCCGCGGTCGAATCCAGCAGGACATCCTGGAGAAGTACCAAGCGGCACACTAA